A single window of Actinoallomurus bryophytorum DNA harbors:
- a CDS encoding bifunctional DNA primase/polymerase: protein MGAAAQEYAALGWPCCPGAHSTTDGTRACSCDRVGCPSPGAHPSSQVWQLQATIDADRVGQWWAGDPDANIILPTGRVFDVFDVPASAGRLALARMERDRVPVGPVAAMGDERYLFFVATRGAPVDEDEWWSCHLDTVPESVVETPGMRWHCRDSYVVAPPSVLPLGRAVTWVNLPENATLPDPVRILEILADVCV from the coding sequence ATGGGGGCCGCGGCTCAGGAGTACGCGGCCCTCGGCTGGCCCTGTTGTCCTGGCGCGCACTCGACCACCGACGGCACGCGAGCCTGCTCGTGTGACCGCGTCGGCTGCCCGTCTCCGGGTGCGCACCCGTCGTCACAGGTGTGGCAGTTGCAGGCCACGATCGACGCGGACCGCGTCGGCCAGTGGTGGGCCGGCGATCCGGACGCCAACATCATCCTGCCGACCGGCCGGGTCTTCGACGTCTTCGACGTGCCGGCGTCCGCGGGACGGCTCGCGCTGGCCCGCATGGAGCGCGATCGTGTGCCCGTCGGCCCGGTGGCCGCGATGGGTGACGAGCGCTACCTGTTCTTCGTCGCCACCCGCGGCGCGCCGGTCGACGAGGACGAGTGGTGGTCCTGCCACCTGGACACCGTGCCCGAGAGCGTCGTGGAGACCCCTGGGATGCGCTGGCACTGCCGTGACAGCTATGTGGTCGCCCCGCCGTCGGTGCTGCCCCTCGGCCGCGCCGTGACCTGGGTCAACTTGCCCGAAAACGCGACGCTGCCCGACCCCGTGCGCATCCTGGAGATCCTCGCGGACGTCTGCGTATGA
- the dapA gene encoding 4-hydroxy-tetrahydrodipicolinate synthase, with protein sequence MIGGIHVPLVTPFAANGAVDTATLERLAHHVLDQGAAGLVALGTTGEAPMLTEDERLTVIATCRKVSDAHRTPLTIGAGTIGTDESVRQAEMRAEAADLLLVLVPYYLRPSDEGVVEHFAAVGAAAGVPLIVYNVPYRTGKTLRVETLLRLLAADHVAGVKHCAGAIDADTLTLLAHADGVLGGDDAFLFPMLTLGAAGGIAASANVAPAAFAAMAEAAAAGDAGRAGNLHNALLPLTRALFAEPSPGVIKAVLAETGLIEHPGVRAPLRAPAPASLGAAMDALKGLAA encoded by the coding sequence ATGATCGGCGGCATCCACGTCCCGCTGGTGACCCCGTTCGCCGCGAACGGCGCGGTGGACACCGCCACGCTGGAACGCCTCGCCCACCACGTCCTCGACCAGGGCGCCGCCGGCCTGGTCGCGCTCGGCACCACCGGAGAGGCACCGATGCTGACCGAGGACGAGCGCCTCACGGTCATCGCGACCTGCCGGAAGGTCAGCGACGCCCACCGCACACCGCTCACGATCGGCGCCGGCACCATCGGCACCGACGAGTCGGTACGCCAGGCCGAGATGCGTGCCGAGGCGGCCGACCTCCTGCTCGTGCTCGTGCCGTACTACCTGCGCCCCTCCGACGAGGGCGTGGTCGAGCACTTCGCGGCCGTGGGCGCGGCGGCCGGGGTGCCGCTGATCGTCTACAACGTTCCCTACCGCACCGGGAAGACGCTGCGCGTGGAGACGCTGCTCAGGCTGCTGGCCGCCGACCACGTCGCGGGCGTCAAGCACTGCGCCGGAGCGATCGACGCCGACACCCTCACCCTGCTCGCGCACGCCGACGGCGTGCTCGGAGGCGACGACGCGTTCCTGTTCCCGATGCTGACGCTCGGCGCGGCCGGTGGCATCGCGGCGTCCGCCAATGTCGCCCCGGCCGCGTTCGCCGCGATGGCCGAGGCCGCAGCTGCGGGTGACGCCGGACGTGCCGGGAACCTGCACAACGCTCTTCTGCCGCTGACGCGCGCCCTGTTCGCCGAGCCGTCGCCGGGCGTCATCAAGGCGGTGCTGGCCGAAACCGGGCTGATCGAGCACCCCGGCGTACGCGCGCCGCTGCGGGCACCCGCTCCGGCCTCGCTCGGCGCGGCCATGGACGCACTGAAAGGATTGGCGGCATGA
- the hemB gene encoding porphobilinogen synthase, whose amino-acid sequence MTAKFPVVRPRRLRRTPAMRRLVAESQVRPADLVQPLFVKEGISEAQPITSMPGVVQHTRDTLRKAAYDAAEAGVGGLILFGIPAVKDGRGSGADDPAGIVQKALRDLSSEVGDATVLMADLCLDEYTDHGHCGILTSSGEVDNDATLDRYASIAAAQAAAGAEVVAPSGMMDGQVAAIRSALDGAGYSGVSIMAYAVKYASAFYGPFREAAECAPQFGDRAAYQQDPANAEEAMREAALDIDEGADMVMVKPAMTYLDIVRRVRDSVQVPVAAYQVSGEYAMVEAAAAQGWVDRRRMIDETLTSIRRAGADIILTYWATEVARSLAH is encoded by the coding sequence ATGACCGCGAAGTTCCCCGTCGTACGTCCTCGGCGGCTCCGGCGCACTCCCGCGATGCGCCGCCTGGTCGCCGAGAGCCAGGTGCGGCCGGCGGACCTCGTCCAGCCCCTCTTCGTCAAGGAGGGCATCTCCGAGGCGCAGCCGATCACGTCCATGCCGGGCGTGGTGCAGCACACGAGGGACACGCTGCGGAAGGCCGCGTACGATGCCGCGGAGGCCGGGGTCGGCGGGCTGATCCTGTTCGGCATCCCGGCCGTCAAGGACGGCCGCGGCTCGGGCGCCGACGATCCCGCCGGGATCGTGCAGAAGGCTCTGCGCGACCTGTCGTCGGAGGTCGGCGACGCCACGGTGCTCATGGCCGACCTGTGCCTCGACGAGTACACCGACCACGGGCACTGCGGCATCCTCACCTCCTCCGGCGAGGTGGACAACGACGCGACGCTGGACCGGTACGCCTCGATCGCGGCGGCACAGGCCGCGGCGGGCGCCGAGGTCGTCGCGCCGAGCGGCATGATGGACGGGCAGGTGGCGGCGATCCGCTCCGCCCTCGACGGCGCCGGCTACTCCGGTGTGTCGATCATGGCCTACGCCGTGAAGTACGCCTCGGCCTTCTACGGGCCGTTCCGCGAGGCCGCCGAGTGCGCACCGCAGTTCGGTGACCGGGCGGCGTACCAGCAGGACCCCGCCAACGCCGAGGAGGCCATGCGCGAGGCCGCCCTGGACATCGACGAGGGCGCCGACATGGTGATGGTCAAGCCGGCGATGACCTACCTCGACATCGTCCGGCGGGTCCGCGACTCGGTGCAGGTGCCGGTGGCGGCCTACCAGGTCAGCGGCGAGTACGCCATGGTCGAGGCGGCGGCGGCCCAGGGCTGGGTGGACCGGCGGCGCATGATCGACGAGACCCTGACCTCGATCCGCCGCGCGGGTGCGGACATCATCCTGACTTACTGGGCCACGGAGGTCGCGCGCTCGCTCGCGCACTGA
- the hemL gene encoding glutamate-1-semialdehyde 2,1-aminomutase, with product MTSERLEGVTSDQISQALFERAGAVIPGGVNSPVRAFGAVGGTPRFIASARGPYLTDADGNEYVDLICSWGPMILGHAHPAVVEAVQRAAALGTSYGTPTEGEVTLAEEIVARTPVEQVRLVSSGTEATMSAIRLARGFTGRPKIVKFSGCYHGHSDGLLAAAGSGVATFGLPDSPGVTGAATADTLVLGYNDLAAVEEVFAEQGDQIACVITEACPANMGIVPPLDDFNLRLKAICAQYGALLIMDEVLTGFRVSRSGWYGIDGVAGDLCTFGKVMGGGLPAAAFGGRAEIMSRLAPAGPVYQAGTLSGNPLATAAGLATLRGATDEVYARIDGAAATVAELASDALTKEGVEHRLQVAGNLFSIFFAPGKVRDFDGAQQQDTRRYAAFFHAALDRGVYLPPSAYEAWFLSAAHDDAALGRIAEALPHAARAAAEAE from the coding sequence ATGACTTCTGAAAGACTCGAAGGCGTGACTTCGGACCAGATCTCCCAAGCGTTGTTCGAGCGGGCCGGCGCGGTCATACCCGGCGGAGTGAACTCCCCCGTGCGCGCCTTCGGTGCCGTCGGTGGCACCCCCCGGTTCATCGCCTCCGCCCGTGGCCCGTACCTCACCGACGCCGACGGCAACGAGTACGTCGACCTGATCTGCTCGTGGGGGCCGATGATCCTCGGCCACGCGCACCCGGCCGTGGTCGAGGCCGTGCAGCGCGCCGCCGCGCTCGGCACCTCCTACGGCACCCCGACCGAGGGTGAGGTCACGCTCGCCGAGGAGATCGTCGCGCGTACCCCGGTGGAGCAGGTACGCCTCGTCAGCTCGGGCACCGAGGCGACCATGTCCGCGATCAGGTTGGCCCGCGGCTTCACCGGCCGACCCAAGATCGTGAAGTTCTCCGGCTGCTACCACGGCCACTCCGACGGGCTGCTCGCCGCGGCCGGGTCGGGCGTCGCGACGTTCGGCCTGCCGGACTCGCCCGGCGTCACCGGCGCGGCCACCGCCGACACCCTCGTGCTCGGCTACAACGACCTCGCCGCCGTCGAGGAGGTATTCGCCGAGCAGGGCGACCAGATCGCCTGCGTCATCACCGAGGCGTGCCCGGCCAACATGGGCATCGTGCCGCCGCTCGACGACTTCAACCTCCGGCTCAAGGCGATCTGCGCGCAGTACGGCGCACTGCTGATCATGGACGAGGTGCTCACGGGCTTCCGTGTGTCCCGCTCCGGCTGGTACGGCATCGACGGTGTGGCCGGTGACCTGTGCACGTTCGGAAAGGTCATGGGCGGCGGGCTGCCCGCCGCGGCCTTCGGCGGCCGGGCCGAGATCATGTCCAGGCTCGCCCCGGCGGGTCCGGTGTACCAGGCCGGCACGCTCTCGGGGAACCCCCTGGCCACCGCCGCCGGCCTCGCCACCCTGCGGGGCGCGACCGACGAGGTCTACGCAAGGATCGACGGCGCCGCGGCCACGGTGGCCGAGCTCGCCTCCGACGCCCTCACCAAGGAGGGCGTGGAGCACCGGTTGCAGGTCGCCGGCAACCTGTTCTCGATCTTCTTCGCACCGGGGAAGGTCCGCGACTTCGACGGCGCGCAGCAGCAGGACACCCGCCGCTACGCGGCGTTCTTCCACGCCGCGCTCGACCGAGGGGTGTACCTCCCGCCGTCCGCGTACGAGGCGTGGTTCCTCTCGGCGGCCCACGACGACGCGGCACTGGGCCGCATCGCCGAGGCGCTCCCGCACGCGGCGCGAGCCGCCGCCGAGGCGGAGTAA
- a CDS encoding EamA family transporter, with the protein MKPRHVAIAVMIAAIWGVNFVVIDVGLASLPPLFFAGLRFVAAAFPAVLFVRRPAIPWRWFLLVGLPLGVGQFGLLFIGMHIGMPAGLSSLVLQTQALFTAMFAAVMLRERARRTQLAGMVVAFAGIALIGLSLGQGSPLLAFTLCIAAAGMWGLANIGLRKARPPDAFAFMVWVSLVPPIPLLTLSMVFEGPRADLHALAHISAGGLGALFYVAYVSTLVGFGTWGWLLRRYEAGQVGMYSLLVPPFGISSAALLLGEPITMTDTIAALLIVGGVALGSIRRRAAAPAPLPQLAGTR; encoded by the coding sequence ATGAAACCTCGCCACGTCGCCATCGCGGTGATGATCGCCGCGATCTGGGGCGTCAACTTCGTCGTGATCGACGTCGGCCTCGCCTCGCTGCCTCCGCTGTTCTTCGCCGGGCTGCGCTTCGTCGCCGCCGCCTTCCCCGCGGTCCTGTTCGTACGTCGCCCCGCGATCCCGTGGCGCTGGTTCCTGCTCGTCGGGCTGCCGCTCGGCGTCGGCCAGTTCGGGCTGCTGTTCATCGGCATGCACATCGGCATGCCGGCCGGTCTGTCCTCGCTGGTGTTGCAGACACAGGCGCTGTTCACCGCGATGTTCGCGGCCGTGATGCTGCGCGAGCGGGCGCGGCGGACCCAGCTGGCCGGGATGGTCGTGGCGTTCGCCGGGATCGCGCTGATCGGACTGTCGCTCGGCCAGGGCAGCCCGCTGCTCGCCTTCACGCTGTGCATCGCCGCCGCGGGCATGTGGGGGCTGGCGAACATCGGCCTGCGGAAGGCGCGGCCGCCGGACGCGTTCGCGTTCATGGTCTGGGTCAGCCTCGTGCCGCCGATCCCGCTGCTGACGTTGTCGATGGTGTTCGAAGGCCCGCGGGCCGATCTGCACGCGCTCGCGCACATCTCGGCCGGTGGCCTGGGCGCGCTCTTCTACGTCGCCTACGTCTCGACACTGGTCGGCTTCGGGACGTGGGGCTGGCTGCTGCGCCGTTACGAGGCCGGCCAGGTCGGCATGTACTCCCTGCTCGTCCCCCCGTTCGGCATCTCCTCGGCGGCGCTCCTGCTCGGCGAGCCGATCACCATGACGGACACGATCGCGGCCCTGCTCATCGTGGGCGGAGTCGCCCTGGGCAGCATCCGCCGCCGGGCCGCCGCGCCCGCGCCCCTTCCGCAACTGGCAGGTACGCGATGA
- a CDS encoding TIGR03619 family F420-dependent LLM class oxidoreductase, giving the protein MKIGFGAPVAGAWASPENLGYFAGRAEELGYDSLWAFHRLLIPADKSKMAPVYHSVLDPIGALTFAAARTSRIRLGVALVNLPFVSPAYLAKQAATLDVLSGGRFDLGLGTGWQSEEFVASGVSMERRGARAEDFLAALHTLWADEVSSYDGEFYTVPPSRMAPKPVRKPGPPVLLGGAVDAALKRAGRLAAGWMSRSATDLTKIHEQIGIVRDAAEEAGKDPDAVRVVVRGVVRAGQEARDDSGERKRLSGSYEQIREDAAWLGELGVTELYYDLNWDPLVGSPDVTTESATERAKEILEALAP; this is encoded by the coding sequence ATGAAGATCGGATTCGGCGCCCCTGTGGCGGGCGCATGGGCAAGCCCGGAAAACCTCGGTTACTTCGCCGGCCGCGCCGAGGAGCTGGGATACGACTCCCTGTGGGCCTTCCACCGCCTGCTGATCCCGGCCGACAAGTCCAAGATGGCCCCGGTCTACCACAGCGTCCTCGACCCGATCGGCGCGCTGACCTTCGCCGCCGCGCGTACGTCACGTATCCGGCTCGGCGTCGCCCTGGTCAACCTGCCGTTCGTCTCCCCGGCCTACCTCGCCAAGCAGGCGGCCACACTGGACGTCCTGTCCGGCGGTCGCTTCGACCTCGGGCTGGGCACCGGCTGGCAGAGCGAGGAGTTTGTGGCCAGCGGAGTCTCGATGGAGCGCCGCGGGGCACGCGCGGAGGACTTTCTCGCCGCGCTGCACACGTTGTGGGCGGACGAGGTCAGCTCGTACGACGGTGAGTTCTACACGGTCCCGCCGAGCCGAATGGCGCCCAAACCGGTACGGAAACCGGGCCCACCCGTCCTCCTGGGCGGCGCGGTCGACGCCGCGCTGAAGCGCGCGGGCCGTCTCGCCGCCGGCTGGATGAGCCGCAGCGCCACCGACCTGACCAAGATCCACGAGCAGATCGGGATCGTGCGCGACGCCGCCGAGGAGGCCGGCAAGGATCCGGACGCCGTCCGCGTCGTCGTACGCGGGGTCGTACGCGCCGGCCAGGAGGCACGGGACGACTCGGGCGAGCGCAAGCGGCTGTCCGGATCGTACGAGCAGATCCGCGAGGACGCGGCCTGGCTCGGCGAGCTGGGCGTCACCGAGCTGTACTACGACCTCAACTGGGACCCGCTCGTCGGCTCCCCCGACGTCACGACCGAGTCGGCGACCGAGCGCGCCAAGGAGATCCTCGAGGCGCTCGCGCCCTGA
- a CDS encoding LysR family transcriptional regulator, producing MLDLDRLRALSAVATYGSVSAAADVLHVTTSAVSQQVAKLERETGQKLLERNGRGVRLTDAAALLATHAERILAMVEEAESDLEAQRGEVVGELAMAAFPTAARGLVPPALAALARQHPRLRVCLREQEPHAAVPLAVRGEIDLGIVQDWFNVPLAIPDGLVKASLVDDIADVALPAGHPLAGRSVIDLGELHGESWIAQSPGAICRDWLVHTLRSADLEPLIAHTADEYATQLALVAVGLGVSIVPRLGRCDIPEGVRVIPVRPALTRHVYAIWRAEAARRPAIRAAVAALRAAAPMLIEPLAEAG from the coding sequence ATGCTTGATCTGGATCGACTCCGCGCCCTCAGTGCGGTGGCGACGTACGGCTCAGTGAGCGCCGCCGCCGACGTGCTGCACGTGACCACATCCGCCGTCTCGCAGCAGGTGGCCAAGCTCGAACGCGAGACCGGGCAGAAGCTCCTCGAACGCAACGGCCGTGGGGTACGCCTCACCGACGCGGCCGCGCTGCTCGCGACGCACGCCGAGCGCATCCTGGCGATGGTCGAGGAGGCCGAGTCCGACCTGGAGGCCCAGCGCGGCGAGGTCGTCGGCGAGCTCGCGATGGCGGCGTTCCCGACCGCGGCGCGCGGCCTCGTACCCCCGGCCCTGGCCGCCCTCGCCCGGCAGCATCCGCGGCTGCGGGTGTGCCTGCGCGAACAGGAGCCGCACGCCGCCGTGCCCCTGGCCGTACGCGGTGAGATCGACCTCGGCATCGTGCAGGACTGGTTCAACGTCCCCCTGGCCATCCCGGACGGCCTGGTCAAGGCGTCGCTGGTCGACGACATCGCGGACGTGGCGCTGCCGGCCGGGCACCCGCTCGCCGGGCGGTCCGTGATCGACCTCGGCGAGCTGCACGGCGAGTCCTGGATCGCCCAGTCACCGGGCGCGATCTGCCGCGACTGGCTGGTCCACACGCTGCGCTCGGCCGATCTGGAGCCGCTGATCGCGCACACCGCCGACGAGTACGCCACGCAGCTCGCGCTCGTCGCCGTGGGGCTGGGCGTCTCGATCGTTCCCCGGCTGGGGCGCTGCGACATCCCGGAGGGTGTCCGCGTCATCCCGGTACGGCCGGCGCTCACGCGTCACGTGTACGCGATCTGGCGCGCCGAGGCGGCCCGCCGCCCGGCCATCCGCGCCGCGGTCGCCGCTCTCCGTGCCGCGGCTCCGATGCTGATCGAGCCCCTCGCCGAGGCCGGCTGA